In Amaranthus tricolor cultivar Red isolate AtriRed21 chromosome 5, ASM2621246v1, whole genome shotgun sequence, a genomic segment contains:
- the LOC130813025 gene encoding RGG repeats nuclear RNA binding protein B-like yields the protein MEKCINTFSLLDDEEDDNIDSLVDRMVKKVNGVKPLEFVQNEVDRKEGDQSRMNGNRGNSQDGENRKSEVNEVTGDDQVQTEQIEDGWTAVSRSNGKGHVNKVDLKQNNRNKERSNGADRRVYGQRKYNRRSWGNGSERRGSYEDPSRGNVASVRRRRSTSTNRGYGGENRGKGDQTQGNDGRRNYYRHENKGYAGERGYDGNQVNGGASVKLNGNLGVIEDDKFRGEERRYRNGYRNYDEERRGYGGYRGRGRHEYRRTVNGDLKNIGIAGGADHINGSGKEGALVEINDELKEKANEQKNEESSLTKNQVKQLNGKKKKEEAVLMTLAEYKKILLEKRKALESKKMQERRVAIDKDLEGMRVVEKKPDDSDYKWAQASKTNLKANEVNDTNTKKSKEETMTVDCEKEKSRKFVTLKTDDLFKSAYQRPRSFGGRDDHGNHRVGANEVSVQTNGHVAARGPARAAVSASCNVPTDIDFPSLGAAPNTT from the exons atggAGAAATGCATTAACACTTTCTCTTTACTCGACGACGAAGAGGATGATAACATCGACAGTCTTGTTGATCGcatggtcaaaaaagtcaatgGCGTCAAACCTTTGGAATTTG TCCAAAATGAGGTTGATCGTAAGGAAGGAGATCAAAGTCGTATGAATGGAAATCGTGGAAATAGCCAGGACGGTGAGAATAGGAAAAGTGAAGTGAATGAGGTCACCGGAGATGATCAAGTTCAAACTGAACAAATTGAAGATGGTTGGACGGCTGTTTCGAGGAGTAATGGGAAGGGACACGTTAACAAGGTAGATTTGAAGCAGAACAACAGGAATAAGGAGCGGAGTAATGGTGCTGATAGGAGAGTTTATGGACAGAGGAAATACAATCGTCGGAGTTGGGGTAATGGCAGTGAAAGGAGAGGTTCATATGAGGATCCTTCTCGTGGTAATGTTGCCTCAGTTAGGAGGAGGAGGTCTACCTCTACTAACAGAGGTTATGGCGGTGAGAATAGAGGTAAGGGTGATCAAACTCAAGGTAATGATGGGCGGAGAAATTATTACAGACATGAGAATAAGGGTTATGCTGGCGAGAGAGGTTATGATGGGAATCAGGTTAATGGTGGTGCTTCTGTTAAGCTAAATGGGAATTTGGGTGTTATTGAAGATGACAAATTCAGAGGTGAAGAAAGGAGATACAGAAATGGGTATAGGAATTATGATGAAGAGAGGAGAGGTTATGGTGGTTACAGGGGAAGAGGTAGACATGAGTACCGAAGAACCGTTAATGGTGACTTGAAGAATATTGGGATTGCCGGAGGTGCTGACCATATCAATGGTTCTGGAAA GGAAGGTGCTTTGGTTGAGATCAATGATGAGCTAAAGGAGAAAGCAAATGAGCAGAAAAATGAGGAGTCGTCCCTGACAAAGAATCAGGTTAAGCAGTTGaatgggaagaagaagaaagag GAAGCTGTGCTCATGACTCTTGctgaatataaaaaaattctctTAGAGAAGAGGAAGGCGCTCGAGTCTAAGAAAATGCAAGAGAGGAGAGTTGCTATTGACAAGGACTTAGAAGGAATGCGAGTTGTCGAGAAGAAACCAGACGATTCTGATTATAAATGG GCTCAGGCAAGCAAGACAAATCTTAAGGCAAATGAAGTTAATGATACCAATACCAAGAAATCCAAGGAGGAAACAATGACAGTAGACTGTGAGAAGGAAAAGAGCCGTAAATTTGTG ACTTTAAAAACCGATGACTTATTCAAGTCAGCATATCAACGACCTAGGAGTTTTGGTGGACGTGATGACCATGGTAACCATAGGGTTGGGGCAAATGAAGTTAGTGTTCAGACAAACGGTCATGTTGCTGCTCGTGGTCCTGCACGTGCAGCTGTATCTGCTTCTTGCAACGTTCCAACTGACATTGATTTTCCTTCGTTGGGCGCTGCTCCGAATACTACCTAG
- the LOC130813026 gene encoding transcription factor bHLH62 yields the protein MEKEFFFNGGIHNPSLQFEPPFSWHTISSTIEIQTSQSPDCFLSTPPPTDQFESALSSMVSSPAASNSPLSNDNFMIRELIGKLGSICNSGDITSNSCYSTPLSSPPKMGIPMPNMDHLVKENLPILGNLPAMLGDPGFAERAARFSSFGSRSFNGRTTQFRMNNSTKNSNNGNGELGYSSNFSNLGGNGKLQRVSSSPSLKEVGSQGENNNNSNNNNNNNNNNNNNINNKNLLLLPNIDRKHGGNFGQECNNSRENSSISGQNLGGENGSNRKRKAPANKGKSKELQSQPHLPSSSNKVAENGEDSSAKRSKSEESGEAKREENRGDDGKKQSNGNQKPPEPPKDYIHVRARRGQATDSHSLAERVRREKISERMKLLQDLVPGCDKVTGKALMLDEIINYVQSLQRQVEFLSMKLASVNPRLDFNMGNLFSKDVIQPNCSLTHPMYPIDSLAPNLYGQPHQNPLQDSIPTTAPSPMQPHQIHALHLPSIDPFSTPLPQLPSLCEGDLQSIVQMGYGQKENGFQSQSLHGSNPSPLMKIEF from the exons ATGGAGAAGGAATTCTTCTTCAATGGTGGAATTCATAATCCTTCATTACAATTTGAACCTCCATTTTCATGGCATACAATTTCTTCAACAATAGAGATCCAAACATCACAATCCCCTGATTGTTTTCTCTCAACACCACCCCCAACTGATCAATTTGAGTCTGCTTTAAGCTCCATGGTTTCTTCCCCGGCCGCCTCGAATTCACCCTTatcaaatgataattttatgaTCAGAGAATTGATTGGTAAGCTTGGAAGTATTTGTAATTCAGGGGATATTACTAGTAATTCATGTTATAGTACTCCATTAAGTTCACCACCTAAAATGGGTATCCCAATGCCAAATATGGATCATTTGGTAAAAGAAAACTTACCCATTTTAGGAAATTTGCCGGCAATGTTGGGTGATCCGGGATTTGCGGAAAGAGCAGCTAGATTTTCTTCATTTGGAAGTAGGAGTTTTAATGGAAGAACAACACAATTTAGGATGAATAATAGtactaaaaatagtaataatggtAATGGTGAATTGGGTTATTCTTCTAATTTTAGTAATTTAGGTGGGAATGGGAAATTACAGAGAGTTTCTAGTAGTCCTTCACTTAAGGAAGTTGGATCTCAaggtgaaaataataataatagtaataataacaataataataataataataacaataacaatattaataataagaatttgTTGTTGTTACCAAATATTGATAGAAAGCATGGAGGTAATTTTGGTCAAGAATGTAATAATTCTAGAGAGAATTCATCAATTTCTGGTCAAAATTTGGGTGGAGAAAATGGATCAAATAGGAAAAGGAAAGCTCCTGCTAATAAAGGAAAATCAAAGGAACTACAATCTCAACCTCATCTACCTTCTAGTAGTAACAAG GTAGCTGAAAATGGGGAAGATTCAAGTGCAAAGAGAAGCAAATCAGAGGAAAGTGGAGAAGcaaaaagagaagaaaacagAGGAGATGATGGGAAAAAACAGAGTAACGGAAACCAAAAGCCACCTGAACCACCAAAGGATTATATTCATGTTAGGGCAAGAAGGGGTCAGGCAACTGATAGTCATAGTCTTGCTGAAAGA GTTAGAAGAGAAAAAATTAGTGAAAGAATGAAACTTCTTCAAGATCTTGTCCCTGGTTGTGATAag GTTACGGGAAAAGCATTAATGTTGGATGAGATTATCAATTATGTACAGTCATTACAAAGACAAGTTGAG TTCCTTTCAATGAAGCTGGCTTCTGTCAATCCAAGACTAGACTTCAACATGGGAAACCTTTTCTCAAAGGAT GTGATCCAACCAAATTGCTCATTAACGCATCCAATGTACCCAATAGATTCCTTGGCACCAAACCTTTATGGCCAACCTCATCAAAATCCTTTACAAGATAGCATACCCACCACGGCCCCATCTCCTATGCAACCTCATCAAATTCATGCTTTACATTTACCAtctattgatcctttttctacTCCTCTTCCTCAG